A single window of Ananas comosus cultivar F153 linkage group 19, ASM154086v1, whole genome shotgun sequence DNA harbors:
- the LOC109724999 gene encoding myosin-3, with product MAFYVAAPLSGNLPSTSRARRSSADHNHAALNLKPRFLIILKAQKRKNYSLHLIKSVVKKLKSNISNGDDGKTEPARVLLERLYAKTQNLDFNCLEDAEISTSLKVLKSDIEAALLALRRKEEDLHDAEKRVLIEQRKLNCTKKDLERREDEISAASARQQQMEEELKKTKGNLASQAIQIRDLKIFIEEQGKEIARSATSLSERESEIEKLKSDVMKKNEEAAILRSEIELKDRLLQEANETLRKQEAEIEDLRKELEGKEFELAESNKLRKSKENELKIMEVELEKQTVEWLAAREEFMELTKHMDDMKETTEDFKRVTSLLAAFRSELIASQESLASSHRKLEDQALQFEKQMQELSEQRVLLMSYSENLKFAQLEVDSKANELSAAHAICEELESNLLKEREMVEHLQEELSRERESLEQKSTETRSLQNELRDKEMQFQNSQSLLQEKESELAEARLQIQHMESELASIQLIVQEKDSDLSDAKNKLVELSNEIVALQQLTKSKEDQLVQAMSTLQDKEEYIQIMQQELDYIRLRSLEATSVVQKIARLTDKLVISVEGEEEEALTNDTDYSAAFMKQKQLETQLEMVKELLRQKEMEFLDAQRVLTVKQEELEAVHRRWDMREKELEKMEKELFRDADGLEKLYSLAQERIGNRSVGELAIEKLQIEATQLEAEAATTALRKIADMTNQLLKDGYASSNSGTSSFVPPIGEVEKGGGSNLNKNFDVLVKTEKEVAGLFALTENLVKEAGISSFSE from the coding sequence CATAATCATGCAGCGCTCAACCTGAAGCCAAGATTCTTGATCATTCTTAAAGCTCAAAAGAGAAAGAATTATTCTCTTCATTTAATCAAATCGGTcgttaaaaaactaaaatcgaATATCAGTAATGGTGATGATGGAAAAACTGAACCAGCGAGAGTTCTTTTGGAGAGACTGTATGCGAAGACACAAAATCTAGATTTCAATTGTCTGGAGGATGCTGAAataagtacaagcctcaaagtTTTAAAATCAGATATTGAAGCTGCCCTGTTAGCTCTAAGGAGGAAGGAAGAAGATCTTCACGATGCCGAAAAAAGAGTTTTGATTgaacaaagaaaattaaactGCACAAAGAAAGATTTGGAGCGGCGAGAAGATGAAATTTCTGCTGCTTCTGCCAGACAACAGCAAATGGAGGAGGAGTTGAAGAAGACAAAGGGCAATCTGGCTTCTCAAGCTATACAAATTAGAGATCTAAAGATTTTCATTGAGGAGCAAGGTAAAGAAATTGCAAGATCAGCCACTTCGctttcagagagagagagtgaaattgaAAAACTTAAATCCGATGTGATGAAGAAGAATGAGGAGGCAGCAATCTTGCGTTCTGAGATAGAGCTTAAGGATCGACTATTACAAGAAGCCAATGAGACCCTTAGGAAACAAGAAGCTGAAATAGAAGACCTCCGTAAAGAACTCGAAGGAAAAGAGTTTGAATTAGctgaatcaaataaattgaggAAATCCAAGGAAAATGAGCTAAAAATAATGGAGGTTGAGCTTGAAAAACAAACTGTAGAATGGTTGGCAGCGAGGGAGGAGTTTATGGAACTGACAAAGCACATGGATGATATGAAGGAAACAACTGAGGATTTTAAACGGGTGACATCTCTCCTTGCTGCTTTTAGGTCCGAACTAATAGCCTCACAAGAATCTCTTGCTTCCAGTCACAGGAAACTGGAGGACCAAGCACTTCAGTTTGAGAAACAAATGCAAGAATTAAGCGAACAAAGAGTCTTGCTGATGTCTTACTCTGAGAATTTAAAGTTTGCTCAATTGGAGGTAGATAGCAAGGCAAATGAGTTGAGTGCTGCACATGCTATATGCGAGGAACTTGAATCAAACTTACTGAAGGAGAGAGAAATGGTGGAGCATTTGCAAGAGGAGttaagtagagagagagagtccctGGAGCAAAAAAGCACAGAGACAAGGTCACTACAAAATGAGCTAAGAGATAAGGAAATGCAGTTCCAGAATTCGCAAAGCCTTCTTCAAGAAAAAGAGTCTGAACTTGCAGAAGCAAGACTTCAAATCCAGCATATGGAATCCGAGCTAGCCTCCATCCAACTTATTGTTCAAGAAAAGGATTCTGATCTTTCAGATGCAAAGAATAAACTGGTGGAGCTTAGCAATGAAATTGTTGCACTTCAGCAGctaacaaagagcaaagaagaTCAACTTGTTCAAGCCATGTCCACATTACAGGATAAGGAAGAGTACATTCAAATAATGCAACAAGAATTAGATTATATAAGGCTAAGATCATTGGAAGCTACATCAGTTGTTCAAAAGATTGCTCGACTTACGGACAAACTTGTCATCTCCGTGgaaggtgaggaagaagaagctctGACAAATGACACGGACTATAGTGCTGCTTTTATGAAGCAGAAGCAATTGGAGACTCAGCTTGAGATGGTGAAAGAATTGTTAAGACAAAAGGAGATGGAATTTTTAGATGCACAGAGAGTTCTCACTGTCAAACAGGAAGAGCTCGAAGCGGTGCATAGAAGGTGGGATATGAGGGAAAAAGAGTTGGAAAAGATGGAAAAAGAGCTATTTAGAGATGCCGATGGCTTGGAAAAGCTTTATAGCCTTGCTCAGGAGAGGATAGGAAACAGAAGCGTGGGTGAACTGGCGATTGAAAAGCTTCAGATTGAGGCCACCCAATTGGAGGCTGAGGCTGCAACCACTGCATTGAGAAAAATTGCAGATATGACAAATCAATTATTAAAAGATGGATATGCAAGCTCAAATTCAGGTACTAGTTCTTTTGTGCCTCCAATTGGAGAAGTGGAAAAAGGTGGtggttcaaatttgaataagaATTTCGATGTCCTTGTAAAGACAGAGAAAGAAGTTGCCGGTCTTTTTGCTTTGACGGAGAATCTCGTGAAGGAGGCTGGAATTAGTAGTTTCAGTGAATAG